The Ptychodera flava strain L36383 chromosome 3, AS_Pfla_20210202, whole genome shotgun sequence region ggcaggcaggcaggcaggcaggcaggcaggcaggcaggcaggcaggcaggcaggcaggcaggcaggcaggcaggcaggcaggcaggcaggcaggcaggcaggcaggcaggcaggcaggcaggcaggcaggcaggcaggcaggcaggcaggcaggcaggcaggcaggcaggcaggcaggcaggcaggcaggcaggcaggcaggcaggcaggcgcaggcaggcaggcaggcaggcaggcaggcaggcaggcaggcaggcaggcaggcaggcaggcaggcaggcaggcaggcaggcaggcaggcaggcaggcaggcaggcaggcaggcaggcaggcaggcaggcaggcaggcaggcaggcaggcaggcaggcaggcaggcaggcaggcaggcaggcaggcaggcaggcaggcaggcaggcaggcaggcaggcaggcaggcaggcaggcaggcaggcaggcaggcaggcaggcaggcaggcaggcaggcaggcaggcaggcaggcaggcaggcaggcaggcaggcaggcaggcaggcaggcaggcaggcaggcaggcaggcaggcaggcaggcaggcaggcaggcaggcaggcaggcaggcaggcagagcaggcaggcaggcaggcaggcaggcaggcaggcaggcaggcaggcaggcaggcaggcaggcaggcaggcaggcaggcaggcaggcaggcaggcaggcaggcaggcaggcaaggcaggcaggcaggcaggcaggcaggcaggcaggcaggcaggcaggcaggcaggcaggcaggcaggcaggcaggcaggcaggcaggcaggcaggcaggcaggcaggcaggcaggcaggcaggcaggcaggcaggcaggcaggcaggcaggcaggcaggcaggcaggcaggcaggcaggcaggcaggcaggcaggcaggcaggcaggcaggcaggcaggcaggcaggcaggcaggcagcaggcaggcaggcaggcaggcaggcaggcaggcaggcaggcaggcaggcaggcaggcaggcaggcaggcaggcaggcaggcaggcaggcaggcaggcaggcaggcaggcaggcaggcaggcaggcaggcaggcaggcaggcaggcaggcaggcaggcaggcaggcaggcaggcaggcaggcaggcaggcaggcaggcaggcaggcaggcaggcaggcaggcaggcaggcaggcaggcaggcaggcaggcaggcaggcaggcaggcaggcaggcaggcaggcaggcaggcaggcaggcaggcagcagcaggcaggcaggcaggcaggcaggcaggcaggcaggcaggcaggcaggcaggcaggcaggcaggcaggcaggcaggcaggcaggcaggcaggcaggcaggcaggcaggcaggcaggcaggcaggcaggcaggcaggcaggcaggcaggcaggcaggcaggcaggcaggcaggcaggcaggcaggcaggcaggcaggcaggcaggcaggcaggcaggcaggcaggcaggcaggcaggcaggcaggcaggcaggcaggcaggcaggcaggcaggcaggcaggcaggcaggcaggcaggcaggcaggcaggcaggcaggcaggcaggcaggcaggcaggcaggcaggcaggcaggcaggcaggcaggcaggcaggcaggcaggcaggcaggcaggcaggcaggcaggcaggcaggcaggcaggcaggcaggcaggcaggcaggcaggcaggcaggcaggcaggcaggcaggcaggcaggcaggcaggcaggcaggcaggcaggcaggcaggcaggcaggcaggcaggcaggcaggcaggcaggcaggcaggcaggcaggcaggcaggcaggcaggcaggcaggcaggcaggcaggcaggcaggcaggcaggcaggcaggcaggcaggcaggcaggcaggcaggcaggcaggcaggcaggcaggcaggcaggcaggcaggcaggcaggcaggcaggcaggcaggcaggcaggcaggcaggcaggcagcaggcaggcaggcaggcaggcaggcaggcaggcaggcaggcaggcaggcaggcaggcaggcaggcaggcaggcaggcaggcaggcaggcaggcaggcaggcaggcaggcaggcaggcaggcaggcaggcaggcaggcaggcaggcaggcaggcaggcaggcaggcaggcaggcaggcaggcaggcaggcaggcaggcaggcaggcaggcaggcaggcaggcaggcaggcaggcaggcaggcaggcaggcaggcaggcaggcaggcaggcaggcaggcaggcaggcaggcaggcaggcaggcaggcaggcaggcaggcaggcaggcaggcaggcaggcaggcaggcaggcaggcaggcaggcaggcaggcaggcaggcaggcaggcaggcaggcaggcaggcaggcaggcaggcaggcaggcaggcaggcaggcaggcaggcaggcagcagcaggcaggcaggcaggcaggcaggcaggcaggcaggcaggcaggcaggcaggcaggcaggcaggcaggcaggcaggcaggcaggcaggcaggcaggcaggcaggcaggcaggcaggcaggcaggcaggcaggcaggcaggcaggcaggcaggcaggcaggcaggcaggcaggcaggcaggcaggcaggcaggcaggcaggcaggcaggcaggcaggcaggcaggcaggcaggcaggcaggcaggcaggcaggcaggcaggcaggcaggcaggcaggcaggcaggcaggcaggcaggcaggcaggcaggcaggcaggcaggcaggcaggcaggcaggcaggcaggcaggcaggcaggcaggcaggcaggcaggcaggcaggcaggcaggcaggcaggcaggcaggcaggcaggcaggcaggcaggcaggcaggcaggcaggcaggcaggcaggcaggcaggcaggcaggcaggcaggcaggcaggcaggcaggcaggcaggcaggcaggcaggcaggcaggcaggcaggcaggcaggcaggcaggcaggcaggcagcaggcaggcaggcaggcaggcaggcaggcaggcaggcaggcaggcaggcaggcaggcaggcaggcaggcaggcaggcaggcaggcaggcaggcaggcaggcaggcaggcaggcaggcaggcaggcaggcaggcaggcaggcaggcaggcaggcaggcaggcaggcaggcaggcaggcaggcaggcaggcaggcaggcaggcaggcaggcaggcaggcaggcagcaggcaggcaggcaggcaggcaggcaggcaggcaggcaggcaggcaggcaggcaggcaggcaggcaggcaggcaggcaggcaggcaggcaggcaggcaggcaggcaggcaggcaggcaggcaggcagcaggcaggcaggcaggcaggcaggcaggcaggcaggcaggcaggcaggcaggcaggcaggcaggcaggcaggcaggcaggcaggcaggcaggcaggcaggcaggcaggcaggcaggcaggcaggcaggcaggcaggcaggcaggcaggcaggcaggcaggcaggcaggcaggcaggcaggcaggcaggcaggcaggcaggcaggcaggcaggcaggcaggcaggcaggcaggcaggcaggcaggcaggcaggcaggcaggcaggcagcaggcaggcaggcaggcaggcaggcaggcaggcaggcaggcaggcaggcaggcaggcaggcaggcaggcagcagcaggcaggcaggcaggcaggcaggcaggcaggcaggcaggcaggcaggcaggcaggcaggcaggcaggcaggcaggcaggcaggcaggcaggcaggcaggcaggcaggcaggcaggcaggcaggcaggcaggcaggcaggcaggcaggcaggcaggcaggcaggcaggcaggcaggcaggcaggcaggcaggcaggcaggcaggcaggcaggcaggcaggcaggcaggcaaggcaggcaggcaggcaggcaggcaggcaggcaggcaggcaggcaggcaggcaggcaggcaggcaggcaggcaggcaggcaggcaggcaggcaggcaggcaggcaggcaggcaggcaggcaggcaggcaggcaggcaggcaggcaggcaggcaggcaggcaggcaggcaggcaggcaggcaggcaggcaggcaggcaggcaggcaggcaggcaggcaggcaggcaggcaggcaggcaggcaggcaggcaggcaggcaggcaggcaggcaggcaggcaggcaggcaggcaggcaggcaggcaggcaggcaggcaggcaggcaggcaggcaggcaggcaggcaggcaggcaggcaggcaggcaggcaggcaggcaggcaggcaggcaggcaggcaggcaggcaggcaggcaggcaggcaggcaggcaggcaggcaggcaggcaggcaggcaggcaggcaggcaggcaggcaggcaggcaggcaggcaggcaggcaggcaggcaggcaggcaggcaggcaggcaggcaggcaggcaggcaggcaggcaggcaggcaggcaggcaggcaggcaggcaggcaggcaggcaggcaggcaggcaggcaggcaggcaggcaggcaggcaggcaggcaggcagcagcaggcaggcaggcaggcaggcaggcaggcaggcaggcaggcaggcaggcaggcaggcaggcaggcaggcaggcaggcaggcaggcaggcaggcaggcaggcaggcaggcaggcaggcaggcaggcaggcaggcaggcaggcaggcaggcaggcaggcaggcaggcaggcaggcaggcaggcaggcaggcaggcaggcaggcaggcaggcaggcaggcaggcaggcaggcaggcaggcaggcaggcaggcaggcaggcaggcaggcaggcaggcaggcaggcaggcaggcaggcaggcaggcaggcaggcaggcaggcaggcaggcaggcaggcaggcaggcaggcaggcaggcaggcaggcaggcaggcaggcaggcaggcaggcaggcaggcaggcaggcaggcaggcaggcaggcaggcaggcaggcaggcaggcaggcaggcaggcaggcaggcaggcaggcaggcaggcaggcaggcaggcaggcaggcaggcaggcaggcaggcaggcaggcaggcaggcaggcaggcaggcaggcaggcaggcaggcaggcaggcaggcaggcaggcaggcaggcaggcaggcaggcaggcaggcaggcaggcaggcaggcaggcaggcaggcaggcaggcaggcaggcaggcaggcaggcaggcaggcaggcaggcaggcaggcaggcaggcaggcaggcaggcaggcaggcaggcaggcaggcaggcaggcaggcaggcaggcaggcaggcaggcaggcggcaggcaggcaggcaggcaggcaggcaggcaggcaggcaggcaggcaggcaggcaggcaggcaggcaggcaggcaggcaggcaggcaggcaggcaggcaggcaggcaggcaggcaggcagcaggcaggcaggcaggcaggcaggcaggcaggcaggcaggcaggcaggcaggcaggcaggcaggcaggcaggcaggcaggcaggcaggcaggcaggcaggcaggcaggcaggcaggcaggcaggcaggcaggcaggcaggcaggcaggcaggcaggcaggcaggcaggcaggcaggcaggcaggcaggcaggcaggcaggcaggcaggcaggcaggcaggcaggcaggcaggcaggcaggcaggcaggcaggcaggcaggcaggcaggcaggcaggcaggcaggcaggcaggcaggcaggcaggcaggcaggcaggcaggcaggcaggcaggcaggcaggcaggcaggcaggcaggcaggcaggcaggcaggcaggcaggcaggcaggcaggcaggcaggcaggcaggcaggcaggcaggcaggcaggcaggcaggcaggcaggcaggcaggcaggcaggcaggcaggcaggcaggcaggcaggcaggcaggcaggcaggcaggcaggcaggcaggcaggcaggcaggcaggcagcggcaggcaggcaggcaggcaggcaggcaggcaggcaggcaggcaggcaggcaggcaggcaggcaggcaggcaggcaggcaggcaggcaggcaggcaggcaggcaggcaggcaggcaggcaggcaggcaggcaggcaggcaggcaggcaggcaggcaggcaggcaggcaggcaggcaggcaggcaggcaggcaggcaggcaggcaggcaggcaggcaggcaggcaggcaggcaggcagggcaggcaggcaggcaggcaggcaggcaggcaggcaggcaggcaggcaggcaggcaggcaggcaggcaggcaggcaggcaggcaggcaggcaggcaggcaggcaggcaggcaggcaggcaggcaggcaggcaggcaggcaggcaggcaggcaggcaggcaggcaggcaggcaggcaggcaggcaggcaggcaggcaggcaggcaggcaggcaggcaggcaggcaggcaggcaggcaggcaggcaggcaggcaggcaggcaggcaggcaggcaggcaggcaggcaggcaggcaggcaggcaggcaggcaggcaggcaggcaggcaggcaggcaggcaggcaggcaggcaggcaggcaggcaggcaggcaggcaggcaggcaggcaggcaggcaggcaggcaggcaggcaggcaggcaggcaggcaggcagggcaggcaggcaggcaggcaggcaggcaggcaggcaggcaggcaggcaggcaggcaggcaggcaggcaggcaggcaggcaggcaggcaggcaggcaggcaggcaggcaggcaggcaggcaggcaggcaggcaggcaggcaggcaggcaggcaggcaggcaggcaggcaggcaggcaggcaggcaggcaggcaggcaggcaggcaggcaggcaggcaggcaggcaggcaggcaggcaggcaggcaggcaggcaggcaggcaggcaggcaggcaggcaggcaggcaggcaggcaggcaggcaggcaggcaggcaggcaggcaggcaggcaggcaggcaggcaggcaggcaggcaggcaggcaggcaggcaggcaggcaggcaggcaggcagcaggcaggcaggcaggcaggcaggcaggcaggcaggcaggcaggcaggcaggcaggcaggcaggcaggcaggcaggcaggcaggcaggcaggcaggcaggcaggcaggcaggcaggcaggcaggcaggcaggcaggcaggcaggcaggcaggcaggcaggcaggcaggcaggcaggcaggcaggcaggcaggcaggcaggcaggcaggcaggcaggcaggcaggcaggcaggcaggcaggcaggcaggcaggcaggcaggcaggcaggcaggcaggcaggcaggcaggcaggcaggcaggcaggcaggcaggcaggcaggcaggcaggcaggcaggcaggcaggcaggcaggcaggcaggcaggcaggcaggcaggcaggcaggcaggcaggcaggcaggcaggcaggcaggcaggcaggcaggcaggcaggcaggcaggcaggcaggcaggcaggcaggcaggcaggcaggcaggcaggcaggcaggcaggcaggcaggcaggcaggcaggcaggcaggcaggcaggcaggcaggcaggcaggcaggcaggcaggcaggcaggcaggcaggcaggcaggcaggcaggcaggcaggcaggcaggcaggcaggcaggcaggcaggcaggcaggcaggcaggcaggcaggcaggcaggcaggcaggcaggcaggcaggcaggcaggcaggcaggcaggcaggcaggcaggcaggcaggaggcaggcaggcaggcaggcaggcaggcaggcaggcaggcaggcagcaggcaggcaggcatgcatgtatgtatgtatgtatgtatgtatgatgtatgtatgtatatctaaAACTGACAatgtttcatcattttgaaaGATAGAAAATGTAAAGCCCAAAGGCTAACGAAACCAAATCAATACTAACGATTTGCGCATTCGATGTATAACTTTACCTGCATAATTGCCCTGTGAAGAGCCCCTCCGACAGTGGAGAAAACAGCAAAAGATCCACGCTCATGGCCCACGCGCTTTCACCAAATATTGTCACTGAGTTTGCATCTCCCCCGAATGCTATCGTGATAATGATAAAGATAAACACTAGTATTGTgatgtaaacattttcatttgtatgcATGACTTTGTTAAGTGAAAGGGTCCTACGACTGTTATGAATTTATCGAGGGGGAGATACTTGATTACTTTATTCGTTAAGAAATGAATTCATACATACGTTCGTTAATTAGTTAATGGATCAATTTCCTTATTTATTCATGTATTAATGTACTcattaattcattaattataTAAACTAATtcgttttttcagtatttcattaGTTCATTAATTGACTGTATTTATTGAATTTgcactgtttgtttgtttgtttgtttgttttgtttgattatCAGTAAACAGAGATGCCTCTATATACATATGATCTCGTCTTGAAGATTGATGTATACAGTCATGACTCAACTATACGGGGAACACATTATACAAAAACACCAATGCAAAACAATCGTTGTCGCTCTGTGTTCATGGCCCCTCTAAATCACAAATAAATCGTTAATTAATAAAAGCTGTCCTGTGACAAAATAGCGAGTTTTAATCGACAAACACTTGTCCTTACTTTTTgggtaatagtcgcgccagcgcgTTACTGACTCCGCATGCGCCCGTTCAATATACTATTCCAGTAACCGAAAGTGTACCCGACCAAATTTACGGGAGCCGCCATTTTTTAGAGCTTGTGAGGAACAAATACAACGTATGCAAAGTATTATATCTTAACAGGCTATTAGAAAAATATATCACTGTCATATTAAATCCCCTTCTCTTAATTGACACATCACGAAAGGTAGAACAGAGAGAGAAAATTGTTGTGCATATAAACGAGCTCGAATATAAAAAAAGGTTTTCTGTGTCAATAACGAGGTAATAAAATTGTTAGACGGGACGCTGGTCATCAGCTTGCATATGGAAGTTGTGCGGTAAAGTTGCTGTCGCAAtaataatgatggcacaatacctCCCTTATTAAGCACAATTggttgtttacattgtaaacatTGTCAACtaatgtcaaactttttttgacagattAAACAAAAAATCTATACCGACCCGGGTGTGACAAAGCGTGTGTTGTTTTCATCAGACTGTAAACTGGGTGtttgaatttacagtttacgcaATGTGTAGTGCTATACAGCAAGTGATCGACTGGGCATCTTCGGacggaaataaaatttctaattttaaccTCTGGTGCGACATCAAGGGCTAAGCCCTATATAATATAGTATACTGTTCAGTACATAGTTGATAATTTGCAAGTCGTACCTGCTATGTTGTCCTGTACCCATTGCAATGCTGCGATCTGGTCAAGCAGCGCGTAGTTACCAGTGACGTGCTCGTCACCTGCGGTATGATGATAATGTTGCcatgataaaataaatatcTGCTGACTATATATGCTTATCAAATCGTAGGCgtatgaaataaataacaatGGTCACATATATTAACGTGAGTCATCTGCAATAAATGGTGACTCAAACGAGTGACTAAACCTTGCAAATTCTTGCGTCAGTCAACTGCACTTGCATTAACAAACAAAAGCACAActcattgtttattgttgttttcacGCTAGTGTCCCATCAATTCCACTCTCCTCCCTTGTGAACAGTAATTGCATTCGTTCAAGCTACCGAATATGCGCACCAGCGTGCGTAAGTTTGAAACTTTGACTCGCCTGTAAGAAAAAACCCAAGTGCACCCATCCTGTAATTGATGGTTACCACGATGACGTTCCCGATTGCTGACAACGGCAAACTGTCGTACAATGAACCAGACCCAACGAGGAATGCACCGCCGTGAATCCACACCATCACAGGCAGAGATTCGGACTAGGGAGAGAGGGATAGAGACAGAAATATAAAAGGAGAGAGACGTAAACAGactgatagacagacagacagatagacaggtgCAAGCATGGGAAAAAGACAGACTTCAGTAGCAAGTAAAAGGCTTAAAGGTTATCTCCTTGCTAGAGAAAGGGTCAATGTACCATCAACGTACACGCCTAAGAAGGAAAATTTTCATGgttaatttttattaatttatatGACCTAACGGCCTCTGTGTGCCATTCAAAGTAACTTTTGTACTTTGCAGTTCTTCTTTGCTACTTATGCCATACTTTAAACAATTAAGACTATGGTACTGTATCGTTGAATAGTGTTTTGTGCCATTCTTGTACATTTTCTACTGTTTGAAGGGTGATTTAGCTGAAGCTCAAAAATATAGTGAAGGCTTTACCTGTGTTTGCGGCGCGTaaacattcaaaaataaacagtCCTCGCTCTGCGGTTCAGATTCAGGCAGCAAATTGTTCACCGGCTGAA contains the following coding sequences:
- the LOC139130252 gene encoding carboxylesterase 1E-like gives rise to the protein MHIYIIIGLAFFGCVAADDPVVEVSSGRVAGTTVEFTHPDVAIQRTVNIFRGIPYAEPPVGELRFQPPQSKTPWEGVYNATEFRPTCIQPVNNLLPESEPQSEDCLFLNVYAPQTQSESLPVMVWIHGGAFLVGSGSLYDSLPLSAIGNVIVVTINYRMGALGFFLTGDEHVTGNYALLDQIAALQWVQDNIAAFGGDANSVTIFGESAWAMSVDLLLFSPLSEGLFTGQLCR